In Nicotiana tabacum cultivar K326 chromosome 19, ASM71507v2, whole genome shotgun sequence, one DNA window encodes the following:
- the LOC142173562 gene encoding uncharacterized protein LOC142173562 has translation MGAVAYHLALSPELSFIHTVFHVSMLIKCISDSSQVLEAPTIPLDEKLSYEEEPMAIVDRQERKLRSKEIVFVKVLWRNHTVEEAAWEIEDDMRVKYPHLF, from the coding sequence ATGGGAGCCGTGGCTTATCATTTGGCACTTTCTCCTGAGTTGTCTTTTATTCATACAGTGTTTCATGTCTCAATGCTAATAAAATGTATATCAGATTCATCTCAGGTGCTTGAAGCGCCGACTATACCGCTTGATGAGAAGttgtcttacgaggaggagccgatggctattgtTGATAGACAAGAAAGGAAGCTACGGTCAAAAGAAATTGTATTCGTGAAAGTCCTATGGAGAAATCATACCGTTGAAGAAGCTGCTTGGGAAATTGAAGATGATATGCGCGTCAAATATCCTCATTTATTTTAG